Proteins found in one Anoplolepis gracilipes chromosome 7, ASM4749672v1, whole genome shotgun sequence genomic segment:
- the LOC140668204 gene encoding LIM and SH3 domain protein F42H10.3-like isoform X1 — MSKTCARCEKTVYPIEELKCLDKIWHKQCFKCQGCSMTLNMRTYKGFNKQPYCEAHIPKAKATTMAETPELKRIAENTKIQSNVKYHAEFEKAKGKFTQVADDPETLRIKQNSKIISNVAYHGELEKKAIMEQKRTMTGENGEQIEYVEYTDGTFAPASNLNANPPPPRTANSPVQRTPGRIADYDPLSEARPSPYSARQAATTVIYTSDKGPVTNPPTRKIGSVADIDPLNEYYGSLTPATTINNNQHQLQHQPPPPSPNVGRVYRAMYDYEAQDLDEVSFCDGDLIVNCTAVDEGWMTGLVQRTGRHGMLPANYVEPAQI; from the exons ATATGGCACAAACAATGTTTCAAGTGCCAGGGCTGCAGTATGACCCTGAATATGCGGACGTACAAAGGTTTCAACAAACAGCCATATTGCGAGgc gcATATACCAAAAGCCAAAGCCACCACGATGGCAGAAACACCGGAGCTGAAGCGTATCGCGGAGAACACGAAGATACAGAGTAATGTGAAATATCATGCCGAGTTTGAGAAGGCGAAGGGGAAATTTACGCAGGTAGCGGACGATCCAGAGACTCTCAGAATCAAGCAGAACAGTAAGATAATCTCGAATGTCGCTTATCATGGTGAGCTCGAAAAGAAGGCGATTATGGAGCAAAAGAGGACAATGACGGGGGAAAATGGCGAACAAATAG AATATGTAGAGTACACAGACGGTACGTTCGCCCCTGCATCGAATTTAAATGCCAACCCGCCGCCTCCAAGAACGGCGAATTCGCCGGTACAGAGGACACCAGGTAGGATCGCTGATTACGATCCCCTTAGCGAAGCGAGGCCGAGTCCTTATTCCGCAAGGCAAGCTGCCACCACTGTCATTTACACGAGTGATAAGGGACCAG TGACGAATCCGCCGACACGAAAAATCGGCTCGGTTGCTGATATTGATCCATTAAACGAATATTACGGATCACTAACGCCAGCCAcaacaataaacaataatcaGCATCAACTTCAGCATCAACCGCCACCACCGTCTCCCAACGTTGGg AGAGTGTACAGAGCGATGTATGACTACGAGGCTCAAGACCTTGATGAAGTGAGCTTTTGCGATGGAGATTTGATTGTCAACTGCACAGCTGTCGACGAGGGATGGATGACAGGATTGGTGCAGCGTACGGGACGACACGGCATGCTACCTGCTAATTATGTCGAACCGGCgcagatttaa
- the LOC140668204 gene encoding LIM and SH3 domain protein F42H10.3-like isoform X3 produces MSKTCARCEKTVYPIEELKCLDKIWHKQCFKCQGCSMTLNMRTYKGFNKQPYCEAHIPKAKATTMAETPELKRIAENTKIQSNVKYHAEFEKAKGKFTQVADDPETLRIKQNSKIISNVAYHGELEKKAIMEQKRTMTGENGEQIVTNPPTRKIGSVADIDPLNEYYGSLTPATTINNNQHQLQHQPPPPSPNVGRVYRAMYDYEAQDLDEVSFCDGDLIVNCTAVDEGWMTGLVQRTGRHGMLPANYVEPAQI; encoded by the exons ATATGGCACAAACAATGTTTCAAGTGCCAGGGCTGCAGTATGACCCTGAATATGCGGACGTACAAAGGTTTCAACAAACAGCCATATTGCGAGgc gcATATACCAAAAGCCAAAGCCACCACGATGGCAGAAACACCGGAGCTGAAGCGTATCGCGGAGAACACGAAGATACAGAGTAATGTGAAATATCATGCCGAGTTTGAGAAGGCGAAGGGGAAATTTACGCAGGTAGCGGACGATCCAGAGACTCTCAGAATCAAGCAGAACAGTAAGATAATCTCGAATGTCGCTTATCATGGTGAGCTCGAAAAGAAGGCGATTATGGAGCAAAAGAGGACAATGACGGGGGAAAATGGCGAACAAATAG TGACGAATCCGCCGACACGAAAAATCGGCTCGGTTGCTGATATTGATCCATTAAACGAATATTACGGATCACTAACGCCAGCCAcaacaataaacaataatcaGCATCAACTTCAGCATCAACCGCCACCACCGTCTCCCAACGTTGGg AGAGTGTACAGAGCGATGTATGACTACGAGGCTCAAGACCTTGATGAAGTGAGCTTTTGCGATGGAGATTTGATTGTCAACTGCACAGCTGTCGACGAGGGATGGATGACAGGATTGGTGCAGCGTACGGGACGACACGGCATGCTACCTGCTAATTATGTCGAACCGGCgcagatttaa
- the LOC140668204 gene encoding LIM and SH3 domain protein F42H10.3-like isoform X2 encodes MYGDIRRNRHIPKAKATTMAETPELKRIAENTKIQSNVKYHAEFEKAKGKFTQVADDPETLRIKQNSKIISNVAYHGELEKKAIMEQKRTMTGENGEQIEYVEYTDGTFAPASNLNANPPPPRTANSPVQRTPGRIADYDPLSEARPSPYSARQAATTVIYTSDKGPVTNPPTRKIGSVADIDPLNEYYGSLTPATTINNNQHQLQHQPPPPSPNVGRVYRAMYDYEAQDLDEVSFCDGDLIVNCTAVDEGWMTGLVQRTGRHGMLPANYVEPAQI; translated from the exons ATGTATGGCGATATTCGAAGGAATAG gcATATACCAAAAGCCAAAGCCACCACGATGGCAGAAACACCGGAGCTGAAGCGTATCGCGGAGAACACGAAGATACAGAGTAATGTGAAATATCATGCCGAGTTTGAGAAGGCGAAGGGGAAATTTACGCAGGTAGCGGACGATCCAGAGACTCTCAGAATCAAGCAGAACAGTAAGATAATCTCGAATGTCGCTTATCATGGTGAGCTCGAAAAGAAGGCGATTATGGAGCAAAAGAGGACAATGACGGGGGAAAATGGCGAACAAATAG AATATGTAGAGTACACAGACGGTACGTTCGCCCCTGCATCGAATTTAAATGCCAACCCGCCGCCTCCAAGAACGGCGAATTCGCCGGTACAGAGGACACCAGGTAGGATCGCTGATTACGATCCCCTTAGCGAAGCGAGGCCGAGTCCTTATTCCGCAAGGCAAGCTGCCACCACTGTCATTTACACGAGTGATAAGGGACCAG TGACGAATCCGCCGACACGAAAAATCGGCTCGGTTGCTGATATTGATCCATTAAACGAATATTACGGATCACTAACGCCAGCCAcaacaataaacaataatcaGCATCAACTTCAGCATCAACCGCCACCACCGTCTCCCAACGTTGGg AGAGTGTACAGAGCGATGTATGACTACGAGGCTCAAGACCTTGATGAAGTGAGCTTTTGCGATGGAGATTTGATTGTCAACTGCACAGCTGTCGACGAGGGATGGATGACAGGATTGGTGCAGCGTACGGGACGACACGGCATGCTACCTGCTAATTATGTCGAACCGGCgcagatttaa